A genome region from Cryptosporidium parvum Iowa II chromosome 8, whole genome shotgun sequence includes the following:
- a CDS encoding hypothetical protein (with cryptosporidium-specific paralogs) has protein sequence MILKNTLAILNKSILFTEVLQMLCFYDEKRNSFITTALPQICQAVSFEMLKKELEKFKEFNKIPLKKLFENLNGQTQTTTTGVTVENDKFIRFRAIYSQIQPVLQFVYRKCVELRFTVNNENLNLDFDENLFPVVSRLPRDYYETDDLSSLKVLFRWFSISDQTNLAKNLTTNMILMLLERILQLLKTFEYILNKLKQIQSPESREQYNLQFFSLKFQLSLLTALLTMHMVKTKEIKPPMKFNIKVKSIDKSTLTQLVNNDAKLVEGNQKCHSLVLALLYYRYLQLEVILENGKKLDKKHANNYTVLSSFIPGLLEELLKVINDCKAKLEYEGLLETAIQSLDGSTTTRGSELKDLSIYQLTMGLVSSFVYEDFSILTPSINKLVEFLEKLLKKILEVRTISGLNVEKNNISSSADTGLQHTSFLSSNSMFKAQKYIFSAEFLKLLLELYKLTSELKSPSAYKSASGHGLFVPVDIMSPKFIPTQSCSFSTLSGGFVPPLTDVSSVDDSSFFDSEESSPGAGAGPGPEAGPGPGPEAGPGPGPEAGAGPGPGPEAGAGPGPGPEAGAGAGAGAPGKPTIPAWPGSSGRPSGIPGGVPVLPTFPSKPTIPNEPTFPNKPTVPNKPIVPNEPTVPNEPTVPNKPTVPNKPTIPNKPTVSNEPTVPSGSGGGDGDEGNYPINLLIEAPPENVILDHLNLVTLLRCDLNRNIQSLALELKSLLLPKEVEYAVKYLEGCNSELILLIHRRISTISELLVRLNSSIGRANNKSYCYRESILKKNLLSNIFLDILERLNDLLKNCKEKNKYRSSWEHISDLSGEELSIKKLIHPSLLDLGNFPFICNDLNLTQIESTLREQWNKLISLKEKLKNKAINKLKEDKILKKEILVHKAAIRRSKILFDICKEFIKLKYVNYSLYNRILGALGNLISSMEVTKDEIDQFNSKMKQFFKHSLDKNYQHDEPVSAGGIEGGVAVTGGGEGTNEDDEEVMNLYGVYLSLTKDEPALSLEEIKGLAKEEKYGIVDYLKIFIQNLKNETQSTVDPSEQKKREDKAEQVLDLAEVFLADKAIIETYNLYSSSVENPLDLKYLIKISNYDKDYLLNLMRELIQNLFSTASGGGGGGGEGAEVGIDLLSTLKSDEEVLMAYAAYMSIVQGNSLSLEELIKASGYDKAALLSMLGEYSQSLAGGGAEGGASGGAGVGGGAGVGGGAGASGGAGGGATGGAEGGVVGGAEGGAVGGAGGGAVGGAEGGAVGGAEGGATGGAEGGAVGGAEGGWGVGSGYDYMQVDEKVTEKYLEYVGTVSSSDSPLNLADFIQMTGNDSKEALLEALEEAIAKNHQESREKKRKTPASIKNIPSSFGVSTKKNGMPDPAVRPKVPILPGTKIKRKKRSAVEDLTNDKEVYGKYLEYISLSGDTKNLQELFDSVNHSKSELIRLLEDGIGKSNLGLMPSDDPLAQKPPSYPPSKPQMPPPYQKPPSYPQPKPQIPPPYQKPPSYPQPKPQIPPPYQKPPSYPPSKPQIPPPYQKPPSYPQPKPQISTSSGGQQVQLRFNSNGTLDTKNLDVSKISIKTIEKYSLSIKDGCKREVLELMKLLLKASEADLTNLKSLDKFVRGSGKCLVTNQKVSSISGGMCNNCFICKSSQVNQKNISNMEKVVAALVALVNYCTQNLRS, from the coding sequence ATGATACTTAAAAATACTTTAGctatattgaataaatccATATTATTTACTGAAGTTTTGCAGATGCTTTGCTTTTATGATGAAAAGAGAAATAGTTTTATAACAACGGCTTTACCTCAAATATGTCAAGCAGTTAGTTTTGAAATgcttaaaaaagaattggaaaaatttaaggaatttaataaaataccattaaagaaattattcgAAAATTTAAATGGTCAAACACAAACAACTACAACAGGAGTTACTGtggaaaatgataaatttattagGTTTAGGGCAATATACAGCCAAATTCAACCAGTTTTACAATTTGTATATAGAAAATGTGTTGAATTAAGATTTACtgtaaataatgaaaatttgaatcttgattttgatgaaaatttGTTTCCAGTTGTATCAAGATTACCAAGAGATTATTACGAAACAGATGATTTATCTTCACTTAAAGTATTATTTAGATGGTTTTCAATATCAGATCAAACAAATCTTGCAAAAAATCTTACTACTAATATGATTTTAATGTTACTAGAAAGAATTTTGCAACTTTTAAAaacttttgaatatatattaaacaaattgAAACAAATTCAAAGTCCTGAATCGAGAGAGCAATATAatttacaatttttttcattaaaatttcaattaagTTTGTTAACAGCTCTTTTAACAATGCATATGGTAAAAACAAAAGAGATTAAACCACCCATGaagtttaatataaaagttAAATCAATTGATAAGAGTACACTTACTCAGTTAGTGAATAATGACGCAAAGTTGGTGGAAGGTAATCAAAAGTGTCACAGTTTGGTATTGgcattattatattatagaTATTTGCAATTAGAAGTGATATTGGAAAATGGGAAAAAACTTGATAAAAAACATGCAAATAATTATACGGTTTTGTCAAGTTTTATTCCTGGTTTATTAGAAGAACTTCTTAAAGTTATAAATGATTGTAAAGCAAAGTTAGAATATGAAGGATTATTGGAGACAGCAATTCAATCTTTGGATGGAAGTACAACTACAAGAGGATCAGAATTGAAAGATTTGTCTATATATCAATTAACTATGGGATTAGTTTCTTCATTCGTTTATGAAGACTTTTCTATTTTGACTCCGAGTATTAATAAGTTGGTTGAATTTCTCGAGAAGTTGTTAAAGAAGATTTTAGAAGTACGAACTATTTCTGGGTTGAATgtagaaaagaataatataagTAGTTCAGCTGATACGGGTTTGCAACATACAAGTTTCTTGAGTAGTAATAGCATGTTTAAAGCTCAAaagtatatattttctGCTGAGTTTTTGAAGCTTTTGCTTGAGTTGTATAAACTTACGAGTGAATTGAAATCTCCAAGTGCTTATAAAAGTGCTAGTGGTCATGGTTTGTTTGTACCAGTTGATATTATGAGTCCTAAATTTATTCCAACACAGAGTTGCTCTTTCTCAACTCTTTCTGGAGGGTTTGTTCCTCCTTTAACTGATGTTTCTTCAGTGGATGATTCTTCATTCTTTGATTCTGAAGAATCTTCTCCAGGAGCAGGAGCAGGACCGGGACCAGAAGCAGGACCAGGACCAGGACCAGAAGCAGGACCAGGACCAGGACCAGAAGCAGGAGCAGGACCAGGACCAGGACCAGAAGCAGGAGCAGGACCAGGACCAGGACCAGAAGCAGGAGCAGGAGCAGGAGCAGGAGCCCCAGGGAAACCAACAATTCCAGCTTGGCCTGGATCATCAGGAAGACCAAGTGGAATACCAGGAGGTGTACCAGTATTACCAACGTTTCCAAGCAAACCAACAATTCCAAACGAACCGACATTTCCAAACAAACCAACAGTTCCAAACAAACCAATAGTTCCAAATGAACCAACAGTTCCAAACGAACCGACAGTTCCAAACAAACCGACAGTTCCAAACAAACCAACAATTCCAAACAAACCAACAGTTTCAAACGAACCAACAGTTCCAAGTGGATCTGGCGGAGGAGATGGTGATGAAGGAAATTAtccaataaatttattaattgaagcTCCTCCAGAAAATGTAATTTTAgatcatttaaatttagtAACACTTTTAAGATGCGATTTAAACAGAAATATTCAATCTTTAGCTCTAGAATTAAAGTCACTTTTATTACCAAAGGAAGTGGAATATGCAGTAAAATATTTAGAAGGATGTAATTCAGAGTTGATATTACTAATTCATCGAAGAATTTCAACAATTTCGGAATTATTGGTTAGATTAAATTCTTCTATTGGCAGagcaaataataaaagttatTGTTACAGAGAAAgcatattaaaaaaaaatttactttcaaatatatttttagatattttGGAAAGATTAAATGatcttttgaaaaattgtaaagaaaagaataaatatagaTCGTCTTGGGAACATATTTCTGATCTTTCTGGAGAAGAATTGTCAattaaaaagttaataCATCCATCATTACTTGATTTGGGAAATTTTCCATTTATTTGTAATGATTTGAATCTAACACAAATAGAAAGTACTTTAAGAGAACAAtggaataaattaattagcttaaaagaaaaactGAAGAACAAAGCTATTAATAAGCTAAAAGAagataaaattttaaagaaagaaattttgGTACATAAAGCAGCAATTCGTAGaagtaaaatattatttgatatatGCAAGGAATTTATCAAACTAAAATATGTTAATTATAGTTTGTACAATCGTATTTTAGGTGCTTTAGGAAATCTTATATCAAGTATGGAAGTGACtaaagatgaaattgatCAGTTTAATAGTAAAATGAAACAATTTTTCAAGCATAGTTTAGATAAAAATTATCAACATGATGAGCCTGTATCAGCAGGCGGAATAGAAGGAGGTGTAGCAGTAACAGGAGGAGGAGAAGGAAcaaatgaagatgatgaagaagtAATGAATTTATATGGAGTTTATTTAAGTTTAACTAAGGATGAGCCGGCTTTAAGTTTGGAAGAGATTAAGGGTTTAGCTaaggaagaaaaatatGGCATAgttgattatttaaaaatatttatccaaaacttaaaaaatgaaactCAATCAACAGTTGATCCTTCTGAACAAAAGAAACGAGAAGATAAAGCTGAACAAGTTCTTGATTTAGCTGAAGTTTTCTTAGCAGATAAAGCAATTATAGAAActtataatttatattcttcTTCTGTAGAAAATCCTTTagatttgaaatatttgattaaaatttcaaattatgATAAGGATTacttattaaatttaatgcGTGAGCTTatccaaaatttatttagcACAGCTAGTGGAGGTGGAGGTGGAGGTGGTGAAGGAGCAGAAGTTGGAATAGATTTACTTAGTACGCTTAAAAGTGATGAAGAAGTTTTAATGGCTTATGCTGCATACATGTCTATTGTACAAGGAAATTCTTTAAGTTTGGAAGAGTTGATTAAGGCTTCAGGCTATGACAAAGCTGCTTTATTAAGTATGCTGGGTGAATATAGCCAAAGTTTAGCAGGTGGTGGAGCTGAGGGAGGTGCAAGTGGAGGAGCAGGAGTAGGTGGAGGAGCAGGAGTAGGTGGAGGAGCTGGAGCGAGTGGAGGAGCTGGGGGAGGTGCAACTGGAGGAGCTGAGGGAGGTGTAGTCGGAGGAGCTGAGGGAGGTGCAGTCGGAGGAGCTGGGGGAGGTGCAGTCGGAGGAGCTGAGGGAGGTGCAGTCGGAGGAGCTGAGGGAGGTGCAACTGGAGGAGCTGAGGGAGGTGCAGTCGGAGGAGCTGAGGGAGGCTGGGGCGTTGGTTCCGGATACGACTACATGCAAGTTGATGAGAAAGTTACAGAAAAGTATTTAGAATATGTAGGGACAGTCTCATCTTCTGATTCACCTTTAAATTTGGCTGATTTCATACAAATGACTGGAAATGATAGTAAGGAAGCTCTTTTGGAAGCTTTGGAAGAAGCCATTGCAAAGAATCATCAAGAATCAAGggaaaagaagagaaaaaCACCAGCTTCTATTAAAAACATACCATCTTCATTTGGCGtatcaacaaaaaaaaacgGAATGCCAGATCCTGCTGTTAGACCAAAAGTACCTATTTTGCCGGGAACtaaaatcaaaagaaaaaaaagatcaGCTGTTGAAGACTTGACAAATGATAAAGAGGTTTATGGAAAATACttagaatatatttctttgaGCGGTGATACTAAAAATTTAcaagaattatttgattctgTAAATCATAGTAAGTCAGAACTAATCAGATTGCTGGAAGATGGTATCggaaaatcaaatttagGATTAATGCCTTCGGATGATCCATTAGCACAAAAACCACCGTCATACCCACCATCAAAGCCACAAATGCCACCGCCATATCAAAAGCCACCGTCATACCCACAACCGAAGCCACAAATACCACCACCATACCAAAAACCACCATCATACCCACAGCCAAAGCCACAAATACCACCACCATACCAAAAGCCACCGTCATACCCACCATCAAAGCCACAAATACCACCACCATATCAAAAACCACCGTCATACCCACAGCCAAAGCCACAAATATCTACTTCGTCAGGTGGCCAACAAGTCCAATTAAGgtttaattcaaatggaACATTAGATACAAAAAATTTGGATGTATCAAAAATCTCTATAAAAACCATCGAAAAATACTCACTCTCAATCAAAGATGGTTGCAAAAGAGAAGTTTTAG